Sequence from the Mixophyes fleayi isolate aMixFle1 chromosome 4, aMixFle1.hap1, whole genome shotgun sequence genome:
gtttaattttataatggTGCTTTAATGCTTATAAAGTTCTTGTGAAACTTGAAACAAACACGTTATAAAGTAGAAACACCATTCATGAGAGAAATTACTTCTCAGCTAGTTTAGTATTACAACATCGCCACCTGCTGTCCAATAAGCTACTTGTGGCTGAGATGTCCGCTTTATTATAGAGCCCGCTTTCCCGGCAACCCTTGTCAATGCCGAGCtgcattctgggagatgtagtttggaTAGAAGGCGGAAGGAATTGGAAGCaggtaatgtaataaagtgttattGTGTGCGCACAAGGAAGGGCCATGGTCACCTcacattggggcacatttatcaatcatcggcaaaaatgaacaatagttatcaatccttatcgcatggataaggattgaactatttctcagatttattaaaaacggatcacagaagcagcagttgcgataaactgctgttcctgtgataaaaaaaaaatcacacttaccccgcctcttccgaATGCGgtgtccacggatctcctccaggtgttcttcatttttctttactctggaactgcgcatgtgcagttcgaaaaactgcacatgcgcaaaaaaaaacatccccgatctgtctctgcaactatagttgcagagacagcggTGAATGACagcgagggatcatgtgatccctccacacatgcgctgtccagctctgctcttcggaccagagctgacagcactgaaatctgacagcactgaaatctgacatttATGATAATaagcgccagcttcagctggcgtacattatcaagacaagtttccccccaaaaaatagtttttttcggaaCATGTTAGATTACGGCCAAGAGAAGTCACCATACTAttcggtgactgctcccaaaaacgtagaggagtgcaaagcagcatatatccacgatatctgctacgATGCACCCTttataaatatgcggaggacacagagggaccttaatttcacggtaagagcactattgtgctttcttaaatatgccccattggcTTTGGAAGTGCTGGGACGTCCCCAGCCTGCTCCCCTAAAAACATCCCTTAGGTGCTGCACACACCAGCCACTAGTACTTGTGACATTGAAGGGGCATCACTcagtgggacatatctcccaactgtcaccgAATCAGGACAAAAGTCCTTAAATGTGGGACGGCAGGACTGTCCCTCCAGAATCAATTGCTTCCATGGTGTTGGTGGTTATCACGTTGAACAACCCGGCCAGTGTGGTAAACAGCCCGGCTGACATGTTGATCTCATCTGGAGGGACAGATCGCTGCTCGGTATGTTCTTAGTATGTTGATCACTCCCATGTGAAACAGGCTTGTAAAacatgacaggtcctctttaaattACACCCTTCATGTATGCagtgaggcagccatgttgtttcctgaactaatattcatgagaatacaagaTATCAAGTGACCAGTAGGTAGTGACCACTGAGGCCTGAAGTACAGAGATTCCTCTTGTTCCTAATTAATTGATGTTGCACTGAAGGCTGCATTGTTCATGTATATTGGTTTACCCCCAACATGTCTGtatccactgtgtgcaggtggaGACCACTGTAAGATGCAGTTTGACTTGTGATCAAAAACTTGTTTATGTATCTTGAGAGATCTCaagctataaaattaattaaaaataatatatagtaatatgtgTTTGTTACTTTGCAGCCtgtgttacagaatgaatggacagtgCTGAGTCAAGGTACCTTCAATATGGGCATGAGAGGCTGCAAGCAGACTAAATATACATCTCAACTATGCCCAGCACCCTGCTCTTGGTGTTGAAAAATAATTAAGAGAAGGAATTTGATAAAGCCAGAGAAGTACACAGATGCCAGCGAACATATTTTGCTCAGCTTACTTTGTAGAGGATTAGTCTTTGGGTTTTTACTACAAATACTACATTGTGAACTATCATAATGATTATCTTGTAGCTTAAACCACTagaatgttttacatttacataatatgCAGTCAAACAACCAAAAACCGCGCACACAGCCATGTACAATCGATCAACTAAAGGAGACATTAAATTGCTTTACTTCGTAAGCTATACACTGCAAACAATAGGAGCGACTGAGCGGGAATTTTAAATTCGCAAACGGTTGAGCGCTCAGCGAATCAGTGATAAGGGGGGAACCGAAGCCCGCGTCACACAACGTACAAAGAACCGCTGCCTACTGGACACGCCCCCTTCCTCTTATGTCCCCTATCAGGTCCGACCCAGCTGCATAAAAGAAGCTTGTTGCGCAGCTAAACTGTATCAGTTGGAACATTTTTGACTGAAAGTTACAGCATGTCTGGACGCGGTAAAGGAGGCAAGGGGCTCGGGAAAGGCGGTGCtaagaggcacaggaaggttcTCCGTGATAACATCCAGGGcatcactaaaccagctatccgtCGTTTAGCTCGTAGGGGAGGTGTGAAGCGCATCTCTGGGCTCATCTACGAGGAAACCCGCGGTGTCTTGAAGGTCTTCCTGGAGAATGTGATCCGTGATGCCGTCACTTACACAGAGCACGCAAAGAGAAAGACTGTCACAGCCATGGATGTCGTGTATGCCCTGAAACGTCAGGGTCGCACTCTGTACGGATTcggaggctaatttctttgtctatccCATTACAAACCACAAAGGCCCTTCTAAGGGCCGCCCACCATGTCTGTAAAGAGCTGTACGACTAATGTCCAGGACCGTGAGAGGTTTAGCTCCCTAATATCACGTTACACACACACCTATGATTACTTGTTTCTGCACAATACTGTGATTATCGACGCCATCGTTCAGTCTGTAATTTATATTAGCTATAATGGGGCCACATCGATTTCATCCCGTGTATAAATTGAGCGGTCTAATCTGTTTACAGCATGCGTCTACTAATTTATACCCCCACATGCTGCTTGCCATATTTGGGTGGATGTGCAAGTGAATCACTACCCCGGAACCCGCTTGCTCTTTGGAGCCACCCACCTTTTCCCGAGATATTGTGTAAAAGGCTGTTGGCTTTGGGAGGGGAATGTTGACGGATTCCCGTGAATTGCACAGTATTACCAGAGGGAACAAAGGAAACGAGTCAGACGTGGACAACAACGGCCCAGTGTTAATTATCTAATCGCGCTGATCATATAGAATATGTGTAATTAGAATCCACATCGGCAAACAAAATGCAGAGATTTTACACATAGATAATAACTTCTGATTAAA
This genomic interval carries:
- the LOC142150850 gene encoding histone H4, with amino-acid sequence MSGRGKGGKGLGKGGAKRHRKVLRDNIQGITKPAIRRLARRGGVKRISGLIYEETRGVLKVFLENVIRDAVTYTEHAKRKTVTAMDVVYALKRQGRTLYGFGG